A genomic stretch from Desulfurobacterium atlanticum includes:
- the hisA gene encoding 1-(5-phosphoribosyl)-5-[(5-phosphoribosylamino)methylideneamino]imidazole-4-carboxamide isomerase, translated as MFELIPAVDIKDGKCVRLYKGRADAVKEYFDNPVEAALLWQNKGATRLHVVDLDGAFEGVPKNIKIVEEIVKRLSIPVQFGGGVRTVEAVKALKDAGVDRIIVGTVAVENPELFEEMIDVFPDGMVLGVDAKDGYMTTRGWVEKTELKAVEFAKKYEDEPIWGFVYTDISRDGTLEGPNFEEVERFAGSVKKPVIASGGIAREEDVFRLAEIPNVVGAITGKAVYEGTIDFESVVKRLEKKG; from the coding sequence ATGTTTGAGCTTATACCTGCAGTTGATATAAAAGATGGGAAGTGCGTTAGGCTTTATAAAGGAAGGGCTGATGCTGTAAAGGAGTATTTTGATAATCCTGTTGAAGCTGCTCTTTTGTGGCAGAATAAAGGGGCAACAAGGCTTCATGTTGTTGACCTTGATGGGGCTTTTGAAGGAGTTCCTAAAAATATAAAAATAGTGGAGGAGATAGTTAAAAGACTTTCTATTCCTGTTCAGTTTGGTGGAGGAGTGAGAACGGTAGAAGCTGTGAAAGCTTTAAAGGATGCAGGTGTTGACCGTATAATTGTTGGGACGGTTGCTGTTGAAAATCCTGAGCTTTTTGAAGAGATGATAGATGTTTTTCCTGATGGTATGGTGCTTGGAGTGGATGCTAAAGATGGTTATATGACTACTCGTGGATGGGTTGAAAAGACAGAGTTAAAAGCAGTTGAGTTTGCTAAAAAGTATGAGGATGAGCCTATATGGGGTTTTGTCTATACAGATATTTCAAGAGATGGTACTCTGGAAGGACCGAACTTTGAAGAGGTTGAGCGGTTTGCAGGGAGTGTAAAAAAACCGGTTATAGCTTCTGGTGGAATTGCGAGAGAAGAAGACGTTTTTAGACTTGCAGAAATTCCTAATGTCGTGGGGGCTATTACAGGAAAGGCCGTGTATGAGGGCACTATAGATTTTGAAAGTGTTGTAAAAAGGCTTGAGAAAAAAGGGTGA
- the dapB gene encoding 4-hydroxy-tetrahydrodipicolinate reductase — MIKIAVNGANGRMGRLIASLVKENEDMELVGVIENPESDLLGEPFDENLKFVGSLKEIKDKPDVVIDFTVPCATLTLVEDAVAEGVAVVTGTTGFSSEEMEKLKAAGKKIPLLFSPNMSLGVNILFRIVEEVTKALKDKDYDVEIFEIHHRFKKDAPSGTAMRLAEIVAKTLDRNPEDVFVFGRKGFVGERSSEEIGVLAARMGDVVGDHTVYFATFGERIELTHRATSRETFARGAVVAAKWIYGKPCGFYSMFDVLGI, encoded by the coding sequence ATGATAAAGATAGCTGTTAACGGTGCAAATGGGAGAATGGGTAGGCTCATTGCCTCTCTTGTGAAAGAGAATGAAGATATGGAGCTTGTAGGAGTTATTGAAAATCCGGAGTCCGACTTATTGGGAGAACCGTTTGATGAAAATTTAAAGTTTGTTGGTTCTTTGAAAGAGATTAAAGATAAACCTGATGTTGTTATAGATTTTACTGTTCCCTGTGCTACTTTAACCCTTGTGGAAGATGCTGTTGCTGAAGGGGTTGCCGTTGTTACAGGGACTACCGGTTTTTCAAGTGAGGAGATGGAAAAGCTTAAAGCTGCAGGGAAGAAAATTCCCCTGCTTTTTTCTCCGAATATGAGTCTTGGGGTAAACATTCTTTTCAGGATAGTTGAAGAAGTGACGAAAGCTTTGAAGGATAAAGATTACGATGTTGAAATTTTTGAAATTCATCACAGATTCAAAAAGGATGCTCCCTCCGGGACTGCTATGAGACTTGCTGAAATAGTGGCAAAAACCCTTGATAGAAATCCTGAAGATGTTTTTGTTTTTGGGAGGAAAGGTTTTGTTGGTGAAAGAAGTTCTGAAGAGATAGGTGTGCTTGCTGCACGGATGGGCGATGTTGTAGGTGACCATACCGTTTATTTTGCAACTTTTGGTGAAAGGATAGAGTTAACACACAGGGCTACAAGCAGAGAAACTTTTGCAAGAGGAGCTGTTGTAGCGGCAAAGTGGATTTATGGAAAGCCTTGTGGATTTTACAGTATGTTTGATGTTTTAGGTATTTAG
- the rimO gene encoding 30S ribosomal protein S12 methylthiotransferase RimO, whose translation MEKKKIAVISLGCPKNHVDTELMVGFLKATGDVIFVDRVEDADIVIVNTCGFIRSAKEESIDEILTAVEEKKRNPEKKVVVAGCLYQRYREELKKELPEVDVFIGVDELEKSVEKILNKRFQPDKPFLYREILTLPHFAYLKISEGCSNNCSYCAIPIIRGPLRSRPADEIVEEAKLLAKKGIKELYVVAQDTTAYGFDRGEKDALVRLLKRLEKVKGIEWIRLMYTYPTHVSKDLIGLIAESEKIVNYIDVPFQHVSDKVLMSMGRKYSYSYIDELIDKLREKIPDVAIRSSFIVGFPTETEKDFEQLISFLKRKKLDWAGFFKYSREEGTSAYNLGDLPEDVKDSRLNFIEDVQYAIFEENSQKLVGKEFTLLVDAISQDMKGYVEARSYRSAYEIDGIVYLKGNFKPGEFVRGKIVGLASNVDLLAEPV comes from the coding sequence ATGGAAAAAAAGAAGATTGCCGTTATAAGTCTTGGTTGTCCTAAAAATCACGTTGATACTGAGCTTATGGTTGGTTTTTTAAAAGCCACAGGAGACGTGATTTTTGTGGATAGGGTTGAAGATGCGGATATAGTTATTGTGAACACCTGTGGTTTTATAAGGTCTGCAAAAGAGGAATCTATTGATGAAATATTAACCGCTGTAGAGGAAAAGAAACGTAATCCTGAAAAGAAGGTTGTTGTTGCAGGATGTCTTTATCAGCGTTATAGAGAAGAACTTAAAAAAGAGCTTCCTGAAGTTGATGTTTTTATAGGTGTTGATGAGCTTGAAAAGAGTGTAGAAAAGATTCTTAATAAGCGCTTTCAGCCTGATAAACCGTTTCTTTACAGAGAGATTCTTACTCTTCCCCATTTTGCTTATCTGAAAATTTCAGAAGGGTGTTCAAACAACTGTTCCTACTGTGCAATTCCTATAATAAGGGGGCCTTTAAGAAGTCGTCCTGCTGATGAAATTGTTGAAGAAGCAAAACTTCTTGCTAAAAAGGGGATAAAAGAGCTTTATGTCGTGGCTCAGGATACAACAGCGTATGGATTTGACAGGGGAGAAAAAGATGCCCTTGTAAGACTTTTAAAAAGGCTGGAGAAAGTAAAAGGTATAGAATGGATAAGATTGATGTACACCTATCCAACTCATGTTTCAAAAGATTTAATAGGTTTAATTGCTGAAAGTGAGAAAATTGTTAACTATATAGATGTTCCTTTTCAGCATGTTTCTGATAAGGTTTTAATGTCAATGGGAAGAAAATATTCATACTCTTATATTGATGAGTTGATTGATAAACTAAGAGAAAAGATTCCTGATGTTGCTATAAGAAGTTCTTTTATAGTTGGATTTCCCACAGAGACCGAGAAGGACTTTGAACAGCTAATTTCTTTTTTAAAGCGAAAGAAACTTGATTGGGCAGGTTTTTTTAAGTATTCCAGAGAAGAAGGAACTTCTGCTTACAACTTAGGTGATTTACCTGAGGATGTTAAAGATTCAAGGCTTAACTTTATTGAAGATGTTCAGTATGCTATTTTTGAGGAGAACAGTCAGAAACTTGTAGGAAAAGAGTTTACTCTTCTTGTTGATGCTATTTCTCAGGATATGAAAGGATATGTTGAAGCGAGAAGCTATAGAAGTGCTTATGAGATAGATGGAATTGTCTATCTTAAAGGGAATTTTAAGCCAGGAGAATTTGTTAGAGGAAAAATAGTAGGTCTTGCAAGCAATGTTGATCTGCTTGCAGAACCTGTTTAG